Proteins encoded within one genomic window of Prochlorococcus marinus str. MIT 9515:
- a CDS encoding glycosyltransferase has product MKILFLTESLSTSMGGLATGIITLAIGLAKHIPNEKHLILVQEDNQNSSFEEEYTLPKNLSVLKLKKFGPKLYPFALDMQKNINKFNPDVIYLKGLWRQTSLEAYYWKKKNPSKILIISPAGMLQPLPLKNKKFLKKLSWFLIEKRLLKISNAIHSVSKIERDSILKSKIPVKKNIYIPEGMIINNSNLDKKNILSKKLVSISRIDPIKGLETLLESCKNLDFKEWKFFIYGNGDMKYINKIKNLITKYKLEDKVILNDAIFGINKEIVLNDASAFILPSFSESFGIAIAEAMSFGIPVLTTTKTPWQVIKKKKLGWYVEPEISSLRKALKDLFKCSQKELEEIGARSKLYISKRYDYMTTSNQMKEEILALSKTKF; this is encoded by the coding sequence TTGAAAATATTATTTTTAACAGAATCATTAAGTACCTCTATGGGAGGTCTTGCGACTGGAATTATTACTTTAGCAATTGGATTAGCAAAGCATATTCCTAACGAAAAACATTTAATACTTGTTCAAGAAGATAATCAAAACTCAAGTTTTGAAGAAGAATATACATTACCAAAAAATCTATCAGTTCTAAAACTTAAAAAATTTGGGCCCAAATTATATCCTTTTGCTTTAGATATGCAAAAAAATATAAATAAGTTCAATCCTGATGTCATATATCTAAAAGGTCTATGGAGGCAAACAAGTTTAGAGGCTTATTATTGGAAGAAAAAAAATCCATCTAAAATTCTAATAATATCTCCTGCAGGTATGTTACAACCATTACCATTAAAAAATAAAAAATTTTTAAAAAAATTAAGCTGGTTTTTAATAGAAAAAAGACTTTTAAAAATAAGTAATGCAATACATTCAGTATCTAAAATCGAAAGAGACTCAATATTAAAAAGTAAAATTCCTGTTAAAAAAAATATTTATATCCCTGAAGGTATGATTATAAATAATAGTAATTTAGATAAAAAAAATATTCTATCAAAGAAACTAGTTTCAATTTCAAGAATAGACCCTATTAAAGGGTTAGAAACTTTGCTTGAATCATGCAAAAATTTAGATTTTAAAGAATGGAAATTTTTTATCTATGGGAATGGAGATATGAAATATATAAACAAAATTAAAAATTTAATTACCAAATATAAATTAGAAGATAAGGTAATTTTAAATGATGCAATATTTGGAATAAACAAAGAAATTGTTCTAAATGATGCATCTGCCTTTATTTTGCCTTCATTTTCAGAATCATTTGGTATTGCAATTGCAGAAGCAATGTCTTTTGGTATACCTGTTTTAACTACAACAAAAACTCCTTGGCAGGTAATTAAAAAAAAGAAATTAGGTTGGTACGTTGAGCCTGAGATTTCAAGCCTAAGAAAAGCGCTTAAAGATCTTTTCAAATGCTCACAAAAAGAATTAGAAGAAATAGGTGCAAGATCAAAATTATATATATCTAAAAGATATGATTACATGACAACATCAAATCAAATGAAAGAAGAAATATTAGCCTTAAGTAAAACTAAATTCTAA
- a CDS encoding glycosyltransferase — protein sequence MSNIKISILMPAYNSEEFISRSIESVIKQSFLNFELIIVDDGSRDATKEIVNMYKHNNNKIKLFTKSNSGITETLNFGLKKCKGEWIARLDSDDLSRFDRLEKQLLIAESNRNTGLVGSDAIFIDSLDNNLYSFSYPSTHKELTNNLLSCKKFFPHSSAFFNRELVESIGAYRQRAGISEDWDLWLRLASKSKIINIKKPLLKIRIHENRISNKNSLKQSFDTRFVIVANLLSTKKNYDPLDLLSDEEFINYKNYIEIFLEKLGFSDYLKFISFLKNPILKRIILPTFFLRNITRPFYIYSFIKLKFFSKSIQIKIAKSYYDRFIRNSKLIK from the coding sequence ATGAGCAATATAAAAATCAGCATATTAATGCCAGCTTATAATTCAGAGGAATTTATATCTAGATCTATTGAAAGTGTTATAAAGCAAAGTTTTTTAAATTTTGAATTAATTATAGTTGATGATGGGAGTAGAGATGCAACAAAAGAAATTGTTAATATGTACAAACACAATAATAACAAAATTAAGCTTTTCACTAAATCCAACTCTGGTATCACAGAAACATTAAATTTTGGCTTAAAAAAATGTAAAGGAGAATGGATTGCGAGATTAGATAGTGATGATTTATCAAGATTTGATCGATTGGAAAAACAACTTTTAATTGCTGAATCTAATAGAAATACTGGCTTAGTAGGTTCAGACGCCATTTTTATTGATAGCCTTGATAATAATTTATATTCTTTTTCATATCCTTCCACACATAAAGAATTAACAAATAACTTATTATCATGTAAAAAGTTTTTTCCTCACTCAAGTGCCTTTTTTAATCGTGAATTAGTTGAATCAATAGGAGCTTATAGGCAGAGAGCAGGCATTAGTGAAGATTGGGATCTTTGGCTAAGGTTAGCTAGTAAAAGCAAAATAATTAATATCAAAAAACCTCTTTTAAAAATTAGAATTCATGAAAATCGAATCTCAAATAAAAACTCTTTAAAGCAATCATTTGATACGAGATTTGTAATTGTTGCTAATTTACTTAGCACTAAAAAAAATTATGATCCATTAGATTTATTAAGTGATGAAGAATTTATAAATTATAAAAATTATATTGAAATATTTCTCGAGAAATTAGGATTCAGTGATTACCTAAAATTCATCTCATTTTTAAAAAATCCGATTTTAAAAAGAATTATTTTACCAACTTTTTTCTTAAGAAACATCACAAGACCCTTCTATATTTATTCATTTATAAAATTAAAATTCTTTTCTAAAAGTATTCAAATTAAAATTGCCAAAAGTTACTATGATAGATTTATTAGAAATAGCAAATTAATCAAATAA
- a CDS encoding FkbM family methyltransferase gives MKKKLLHNPIKERVLLTISDNSCDYIPKVSNAGKIINGYQIMHNGLKIIAESYNGEWMGEIIKNLKGHHEPQEEKAFYEILKDLKDGSSMLELGSNWSYYSMWFAKEIKNSINLMLEPDQEKLQKGLKHFKMNNLNSFAFIQGTVGKNFEHAKDFLGTTLVQYTVDYILNFYKIKKLSILHSDIQGAELNMLRGAKNSLKNKSIEYLFISTHHDAIHLLCKEFLKEMGYYIICEHSLNESSSADGLIVASSNKRDQINIFKVKSSSASLVKKTKNLIRYYQYKFFSIE, from the coding sequence ATGAAAAAAAAACTATTGCATAATCCAATAAAAGAAAGAGTCTTACTAACTATCTCTGATAATAGTTGTGATTATATTCCAAAAGTTTCAAACGCAGGAAAAATAATTAATGGGTATCAAATTATGCACAACGGATTAAAAATAATTGCTGAAAGTTATAACGGGGAATGGATGGGTGAAATCATAAAAAACCTAAAGGGTCATCATGAACCACAGGAGGAAAAAGCATTTTACGAAATTCTTAAAGATTTAAAAGATGGTTCCAGTATGTTGGAATTAGGATCTAACTGGAGTTATTATTCAATGTGGTTTGCAAAAGAAATAAAGAATTCAATAAATTTAATGTTGGAGCCAGACCAAGAAAAACTACAAAAAGGCCTTAAACATTTTAAGATGAATAATCTAAATTCATTTGCATTTATACAGGGTACTGTCGGTAAGAATTTTGAACATGCAAAAGACTTTCTAGGCACAACATTAGTTCAATATACGGTAGATTACATATTGAACTTCTATAAAATAAAAAAGCTTTCTATTTTACATTCAGATATTCAAGGTGCTGAATTAAATATGCTTAGGGGAGCTAAAAATTCTCTTAAAAATAAGTCTATTGAATATTTATTTATATCAACCCATCATGATGCCATTCATTTATTGTGTAAAGAATTCCTGAAGGAGATGGGTTATTACATAATATGTGAACATTCTTTAAATGAGAGTTCTTCAGCTGATGGACTAATAGTTGCATCAAGCAATAAAAGAGATCAAATAAATATTTTTAAAGTGAAATCCTCAAGTGCATCACTAGTAAAAAAAACTAAGAATTTAATAAGATATTATCAATACAAATTTTTTTCTATAGAGTAA
- a CDS encoding FkbM family methyltransferase produces MFLKKIKKNFPFRIISKNKFDFTDRGGKFKKYEIYNLFNKKEKEILSNEFINYSFSQLGQDLIAIVLAEGKQEGYFVEFGACDGIRHSNTFALEKIFNWNGILAEPSKVWHDSLIKNRNCLIDKRCVYSESDLLMPFFEVQKNKNISHGASSLSRFANNGDWASKLRLENYIEYEVKTISLNDLLEENNAPNKIDFMSIDTEGSELEIIKNFNFNKYKIKFLCIEHNFVNKTRKEINQILTLNGYKQIYKKLSEFDDWYIYINF; encoded by the coding sequence ATGTTTTTAAAAAAAATAAAGAAAAATTTTCCTTTTAGGATAATTTCAAAAAATAAGTTTGATTTTACAGATAGAGGTGGGAAATTCAAGAAATATGAAATATACAATTTATTTAATAAAAAAGAAAAAGAAATCCTATCTAATGAGTTTATAAATTACTCATTTTCTCAGTTAGGTCAAGACTTAATTGCAATAGTATTAGCAGAAGGAAAACAAGAAGGATATTTTGTAGAATTTGGAGCCTGCGATGGTATAAGACATAGTAATACTTTTGCTTTAGAAAAAATATTTAACTGGAATGGTATACTCGCCGAACCTTCAAAAGTTTGGCATGATTCTTTAATAAAGAACAGAAATTGTTTAATTGATAAAAGATGTGTTTATTCAGAAAGTGATCTTCTAATGCCATTTTTTGAAGTGCAAAAAAACAAAAATATTTCTCATGGTGCATCATCTCTTTCCAGATTTGCAAATAATGGGGACTGGGCAAGTAAATTAAGATTAGAAAATTATATAGAATATGAAGTTAAAACTATTTCTTTAAATGATCTTTTAGAAGAAAACAATGCACCAAATAAAATTGATTTCATGTCTATAGATACTGAGGGAAGTGAGTTAGAAATAATAAAGAATTTCAATTTTAATAAATATAAAATAAAATTTCTATGTATTGAACATAATTTTGTAAATAAAACTAGGAAAGAAATAAATCAAATACTTACATTGAATGGTTATAAACAAATATATAAAAAATTATCAGAATTTGATGATTGGTATATATATATAAATTTCTAA
- a CDS encoding glycosyltransferase family 10 domain-containing protein, producing MKASLVTYDNALNNRIFDSNKRDDTSKKYIILKKKLEENNIFLETYDINSQEESIFSIYFDVNKKALSQKRSPINILIARESPIINKLNNSKYYLDQFDLVMTWNRELCDQKKIFWIGYGNSSELYAKDLNLIYKRKSGNICSIISKKYSNNKYSLYKEREEAMEFFKKTNLGIDLYGYGWDLRQFRGIYRPLNKIPLAKKFLYKTPQFYKGTVEKKLKTFINYKFSLCFENCSHNGYITEKIFDSMFAGCIPVYLGCPNITQEIDPYTFINKSDFSSYKELYLYLNSMTKKEYLFRIKKIIEFYYKYIKTTHYDQVWANYICQKCICLVDSFNNKKS from the coding sequence ATGAAGGCTTCTTTAGTTACTTATGATAATGCACTAAATAATAGGATTTTTGACTCTAATAAAAGAGATGATACATCCAAAAAATACATTATTTTAAAGAAAAAATTAGAAGAAAATAATATTTTTTTAGAAACTTATGATATCAATTCACAAGAAGAATCAATTTTTTCTATTTACTTTGACGTCAACAAAAAAGCTCTTTCTCAGAAAAGATCTCCAATTAATATTCTTATAGCAAGAGAATCTCCAATTATAAATAAATTGAACAACTCTAAATACTATTTAGATCAATTCGATTTGGTGATGACTTGGAACCGAGAATTGTGTGATCAAAAAAAAATATTCTGGATAGGTTATGGAAATAGTTCAGAGTTATATGCGAAAGATTTAAACCTTATTTATAAGAGAAAATCAGGTAATATTTGTTCAATAATCAGTAAAAAGTATTCAAATAATAAATATTCTCTTTATAAGGAAAGGGAGGAAGCAATGGAATTTTTTAAAAAAACTAATTTAGGAATTGACTTATATGGATATGGATGGGATTTAAGACAATTTAGAGGCATATATAGGCCTTTAAATAAAATACCTTTAGCAAAAAAGTTTTTATATAAAACACCTCAGTTTTATAAAGGAACTGTGGAAAAGAAGTTAAAAACTTTTATTAATTATAAATTTTCTTTATGCTTTGAAAATTGTTCGCATAATGGTTACATAACTGAAAAGATATTTGATAGTATGTTTGCTGGATGTATTCCAGTATATTTAGGTTGTCCAAATATAACGCAAGAAATAGATCCTTATACATTTATAAATAAAAGTGATTTTTCAAGTTATAAAGAACTTTACTTATATTTAAATTCTATGACTAAAAAAGAATATTTATTTAGGATTAAAAAAATAATTGAATTTTATTATAAATATATAAAAACAACCCATTATGATCAGGTATGGGCAAATTATATTTGTCAAAAATGTATATGTCTAGTTGATAGTTTTAATAACAAAAAATCTTAG
- a CDS encoding lipopolysaccharide biosynthesis protein, which yields MIIYKIHNSIKELSSISIGYLFTALGGLLGVRILTAYLTPSQYGELSLGITMGGFIYSVFFGPLTNGITRFFPVAKDKKELSFYLFNVLNIIIKGFSFIGLISLSIIIFIVFSGNVNSIFIVLASISFGFIYSFNNIINGLQNASRKRILVSMHQGLMTFLRFFVAVIFINIFGPSSTVAISGQLIGLLFTLIVQLYFLAPTLRGYLINERYKISKIDWQSKISSFTLPLISIGLLNWLRIAVEKWGLVFFTNYDEAVGFYSIIYQFGYIPISLLVNLLATYLRPIYFDKAGDNQKRLKSTYFLGLKIFVIIFLFLLFLLFIVFTYREKIFQIILDEKYKSVSYLIVPMMMSALLNESTSFVTLLIQTKKETKALLLPNSYIYASGIVFAIFGAYFYGLYGVVMASLLNSSIKFILFSYLSINHYKKIEYR from the coding sequence ATGATTATTTATAAAATACATAATTCAATTAAAGAATTATCTTCAATAAGCATAGGGTATTTATTTACTGCTTTAGGCGGACTTTTAGGAGTAAGAATATTAACTGCATATTTGACACCTAGTCAATATGGTGAACTTTCTTTAGGAATAACAATGGGAGGTTTCATTTATAGTGTTTTTTTTGGTCCTTTAACAAATGGTATAACAAGGTTTTTCCCAGTAGCTAAGGATAAAAAAGAATTAAGTTTTTATTTATTTAATGTATTAAACATAATTATTAAAGGTTTTAGTTTTATAGGTTTAATTTCACTTTCCATAATTATTTTTATAGTTTTTTCTGGTAATGTAAATTCGATTTTTATTGTGTTAGCATCAATTTCTTTTGGATTTATATATAGCTTTAATAATATTATTAACGGGTTACAAAATGCTTCTAGGAAGAGAATTCTTGTATCAATGCATCAAGGTTTAATGACTTTTTTAAGGTTTTTTGTAGCTGTAATATTTATAAATATTTTTGGTCCTTCTAGTACAGTGGCAATTTCTGGCCAGTTAATTGGTTTACTTTTTACTTTAATTGTTCAATTATATTTTCTAGCTCCAACTTTGAGAGGTTATCTTATTAATGAAAGATACAAAATAAGTAAAATAGATTGGCAATCAAAAATTAGTTCTTTTACATTACCTTTGATTTCTATAGGACTATTAAATTGGTTAAGAATTGCAGTAGAGAAGTGGGGACTTGTATTTTTTACAAATTATGATGAAGCTGTAGGATTTTATTCAATAATTTATCAATTTGGATATATACCAATTTCTTTATTAGTAAATCTATTAGCAACTTATTTAAGACCTATCTACTTTGATAAAGCAGGAGATAATCAAAAAAGGTTAAAATCAACTTATTTTCTTGGACTGAAAATTTTTGTAATTATATTTTTATTTTTATTATTTTTACTATTTATTGTGTTTACTTATAGAGAAAAAATATTTCAAATAATTTTAGATGAAAAGTATAAAAGTGTTTCTTATTTAATAGTTCCAATGATGATGTCGGCACTTCTCAATGAAAGTACGAGTTTTGTAACCTTATTAATTCAAACAAAAAAAGAGACAAAAGCTTTGCTTTTGCCTAATTCATATATATATGCATCAGGTATAGTATTTGCTATCTTTGGAGCATACTTTTATGGCCTTTATGGTGTAGTTATGGCCTCTCTTTTAAATTCTTCAATAAAATTTATCTTATTTTCATATTTATCTATAAACCATTATAAGAAGATAGAGTATAGATGA
- a CDS encoding glycosyltransferase, with protein MLIEIGFVKKLRNKGINCECFGKGWENGLVSYKKMQNIFNTSKVNLNINNSVNYDLRVNFNNPKNLIEVFKSLIIKNRKIHSQIKARNFEIPLHGGFQLTDYVPGIEDYFKIGEEILCYKDFEDALSLIKYLLINKKEREIIKNNSVMRSRKEHTYTCRMKKIIENIASYK; from the coding sequence GTGCTTATAGAGATTGGTTTTGTAAAAAAATTAAGAAATAAAGGAATTAATTGTGAGTGTTTTGGAAAAGGCTGGGAAAATGGTTTGGTTAGCTATAAAAAAATGCAAAATATTTTTAATACTTCAAAAGTTAATTTGAATATTAATAACAGTGTAAATTATGATTTAAGAGTTAATTTTAATAATCCCAAAAATTTAATTGAAGTATTTAAATCATTAATAATTAAAAATAGAAAAATTCATAGTCAAATAAAGGCTAGGAATTTTGAGATACCTTTACATGGAGGTTTTCAGCTTACAGATTATGTTCCTGGTATTGAAGATTATTTTAAAATCGGAGAAGAAATTCTATGTTATAAGGATTTTGAAGATGCATTATCCTTAATTAAATATTTATTAATAAATAAAAAAGAAAGAGAAATAATTAAAAATAATTCTGTTATGAGATCAAGAAAAGAGCATACTTATACCTGTAGAATGAAAAAAATTATTGAGAATATTGCTTCCTATAAATAG
- a CDS encoding DegT/DnrJ/EryC1/StrS family aminotransferase, with product MKDTFIEEYKTKLALSEFILSSNKLSMGIKCSEFEKEFSIYQGRKDSILFNSGGSANLALLQSLKNLGRLKNNSKVGFSALTWSTNVMPIIQLGMEPIALDCDPKTLNVMSKNIIDVIDNLNLDAIFLTNVLGFTGDLDKIKEICDARNIILIEDNCEALGSIVSGKKSGNYGLASTFSFFVAHHMSTIEGGMVTTDDNDLEEMLRMVRSNGWDRNLNSDQKFKIRKTHNILSEFDSKYSFYDLGYNLRPTEITGFLGLNQLKYLNENIKKRNSNHLVLNSVVVDNTDLQSINYDHQDFLSPFAFPVVCKSAEIKNFYFNQFSGAGVEIRPMIAGNIQFQPFYKKYSKYSTSCPGADFLTSNSFYCGNYPGLSTSDLEIIKNCLKKY from the coding sequence ATGAAAGATACATTTATAGAAGAATATAAAACAAAGTTAGCTTTATCTGAATTCATATTATCTTCCAATAAGCTAAGTATGGGAATAAAATGCTCTGAATTTGAGAAAGAGTTTTCTATATATCAAGGTAGAAAAGATTCTATTCTATTTAATAGTGGCGGGAGTGCTAATTTGGCTCTGCTTCAGTCTTTGAAAAATTTAGGGCGCTTAAAAAATAACTCTAAAGTTGGTTTCTCGGCTCTTACTTGGTCTACTAATGTAATGCCAATAATTCAATTAGGAATGGAACCTATAGCTTTAGATTGCGATCCCAAAACACTTAATGTCATGTCTAAAAATATAATAGATGTTATTGATAATTTAAATTTAGATGCAATTTTTTTAACCAATGTTTTAGGCTTTACAGGAGATCTTGATAAGATTAAAGAAATTTGTGATGCAAGAAATATTATTTTAATTGAAGATAATTGTGAAGCACTTGGAAGTATTGTATCTGGTAAAAAATCTGGAAATTATGGCTTAGCGTCAACCTTCTCCTTTTTTGTGGCTCATCATATGTCCACAATTGAGGGTGGCATGGTTACGACAGATGATAATGATTTAGAAGAAATGTTAAGGATGGTTAGATCTAATGGTTGGGATCGTAATCTTAATTCTGATCAAAAGTTCAAAATTAGAAAAACTCACAATATACTTAGTGAATTTGACTCTAAGTATAGTTTTTATGATTTAGGATATAATTTAAGACCTACAGAAATAACAGGTTTTTTGGGTTTAAATCAATTAAAATATTTAAATGAAAATATCAAAAAAAGAAATTCAAATCACTTAGTCCTTAATTCTGTTGTTGTTGATAATACAGATTTACAAAGCATTAATTACGATCATCAAGATTTTCTTTCTCCATTCGCCTTTCCCGTTGTTTGCAAATCAGCTGAAATAAAAAATTTTTACTTTAACCAATTTTCTGGAGCTGGAGTAGAAATAAGACCAATGATTGCAGGAAATATTCAATTTCAGCCTTTCTATAAAAAATACTCTAAATATTCAACCTCTTGTCCTGGTGCAGATTTTTTAACTTCAAATAGTTTCTATTGTGGTAATTATCCTGGATTATCAACTTCAGATTTGGAAATTATTAAAAATTGTCTAAAGAAATATTAG
- a CDS encoding GDP-L-fucose synthase family protein — translation MLIKQKTKIFIAGHNGMLGSSLLRKFKDQNIYEVITVDKKDLDLRNQIDVNNFIGIHKPDKIILSAAKVGGIQANQNFKCEFLYDNLMIQTNIIDAAAKNNTKTLVFIGSSCIYPRESEQPIKENYLLTGLLEPTNEPYALAKIVGLKLAKLYAEKYNIQCICPMFCNLYGNNDNFDLINSHVLSSLVRKFVDAVDNSIGKVELWGSGEVFREFLNVEDAVDAIILLLEKYKSNDHINVGSGEEIKICELASKIAGLTGFEGEIIWDESKPDGTPHKLLDVSKISKLGFKPKINLDDGLVSTINSYKALKLNEEINNKKQ, via the coding sequence ATGCTTATAAAACAAAAGACTAAAATTTTTATTGCCGGTCATAATGGAATGCTTGGTTCATCATTACTTAGGAAATTTAAAGATCAAAATATATATGAAGTTATTACGGTAGATAAAAAAGATCTCGATTTAAGGAATCAAATTGATGTTAATAATTTTATAGGTATCCATAAACCTGATAAAATTATTCTTTCTGCAGCAAAAGTTGGAGGGATTCAAGCTAACCAAAATTTTAAATGCGAATTTCTATATGACAACCTTATGATTCAAACTAATATAATTGATGCTGCTGCTAAAAATAATACTAAAACTTTAGTTTTTATTGGAAGTTCATGCATTTACCCTAGAGAATCTGAACAACCAATAAAGGAGAATTACCTTTTGACTGGATTATTAGAACCTACAAATGAACCATATGCGTTAGCAAAAATTGTAGGTTTAAAATTAGCTAAGCTTTATGCAGAAAAATATAACATACAATGTATTTGTCCTATGTTTTGCAATCTATATGGGAATAATGATAATTTTGATTTAATAAATTCACATGTCTTGTCTTCTCTCGTTCGGAAATTTGTCGATGCGGTTGATAACTCAATAGGAAAAGTAGAATTATGGGGAAGCGGTGAAGTTTTCAGAGAGTTTTTAAATGTAGAGGATGCAGTAGATGCAATAATTTTGCTTTTAGAAAAATATAAATCAAATGATCATATTAATGTTGGTTCTGGTGAAGAAATCAAGATATGTGAACTTGCATCAAAGATCGCAGGTCTTACTGGGTTTGAAGGTGAAATTATTTGGGACGAATCTAAACCTGATGGAACACCGCACAAATTACTGGACGTTTCAAAAATTTCAAAACTTGGTTTCAAACCTAAAATCAATCTGGATGATGGATTAGTTTCCACCATAAATTCATATAAAGCTTTAAAATTAAATGAAGAAATTAATAATAAGAAGCAATGA
- a CDS encoding class II aldolase/adducin family protein, translating to MEISKSFIDITEKIGKDINLVQGPGGNISFKSNGFMYIKASGEKMSDAKNKNIFVKTDHKKILSSLKNNDPDPIKNCWDKNSLMRPSIETTMHALMPHKYVLHVHCVNTLSWVTQKNYQKKIKNFLHGINWKSVPYIKPGINLSNEINKIIRESIVDVIFLGNHGIVAGAESAESVFEIVKKISEKLYISELEKMEIDLKKFNKYLLCREYKLPKNEYVHQIAFSKIHSLIATKGDLFPDQTVFLENGLIIINSLEELTMLSKSRTNKLPVVLIPNVGILVPRIFKDVNEDTLVGLSMIISRLPKDVLLNYLTKEERNELINWDLEIHRKTLNN from the coding sequence TTGGAAATATCAAAATCTTTTATCGATATAACAGAAAAGATAGGTAAAGATATAAATCTTGTCCAAGGTCCAGGAGGTAACATATCATTTAAAAGTAATGGCTTTATGTACATAAAAGCATCTGGAGAAAAAATGTCTGATGCTAAAAATAAAAATATTTTTGTTAAAACAGATCATAAGAAAATACTATCATCTCTTAAAAATAATGACCCAGATCCAATTAAAAATTGTTGGGATAAGAATTCTCTAATGCGTCCATCAATTGAGACAACTATGCATGCATTAATGCCTCATAAATATGTACTTCATGTTCACTGCGTAAATACTCTTAGCTGGGTAACACAGAAAAATTACCAAAAAAAAATAAAAAACTTTTTACATGGAATTAATTGGAAATCAGTTCCCTATATAAAACCTGGTATTAATTTATCTAATGAAATAAATAAAATCATAAGAGAGTCAATAGTAGATGTAATTTTCTTAGGCAATCATGGGATAGTTGCAGGTGCAGAATCTGCTGAAAGTGTTTTTGAAATAGTTAAAAAAATTTCAGAAAAATTATATATATCTGAATTAGAAAAAATGGAAATTGATTTAAAAAAGTTTAATAAATATCTTTTATGCAGAGAATATAAGTTACCAAAAAATGAATATGTTCATCAAATTGCCTTTTCAAAGATTCATTCTTTAATAGCAACAAAAGGAGATTTATTCCCAGATCAAACTGTTTTTCTAGAAAATGGATTAATCATAATAAATTCCCTTGAGGAACTTACTATGTTATCTAAATCAAGAACTAATAAATTACCTGTTGTATTGATTCCAAATGTAGGGATACTAGTTCCAAGAATATTCAAAGATGTTAATGAAGATACTTTAGTTGGTTTATCAATGATAATTTCAAGATTACCAAAAGATGTCTTGCTAAATTATTTAACAAAGGAAGAAAGAAATGAATTAATTAATTGGGATTTAGAGATTCATAGAAAAACACTCAATAATTAA